In the Candidatus Methanoperedens sp. genome, CTTGATTTCAAGCTTTGAAGGAAAACGATTACTCACTTCAGGCGAATAAGAAAAATATAGAAGGTTCTTCAGTACTTGAAAGAGATGCCCAGTTTAGATATATAAACGAACAGGCGAAAGAATTTATAAATCAAAAGTATCCTGTAATATCAGTTGATGCAAAAAAGAAAGAAAACGTAGGGGATTTCAAAAATCCTGGAACAAGTTGGACAAAAAAAGGCCAAGCTAAAGAAGTAAATGTGTATGATTTTCCTTCACTTGGGAATGGAAGGGCGACACCGTATGGGATTTATGACCTAAAGAGAAATGAAGGAATGGTAAATGTGGGAATTAACTATGATACATCCGAATTTGCCGTTGAAAGCATCAGGCAATGGTGGCTAATGTTTGGAAGAAATAATTATCCAAATGCAAAAGGGTTGATGATATGTGCAGATGGCGGCGGAAGTAATGGAAGTCGTAATAAAGGCTGGAAATTTCATTTACAGGAATTGGTCAACCAGATCAAAATACCAATAACTGTATGTCATTACCCTCCTGGGACAAGCAAATGGAACAAGATAGAACATTGCATGTTTTCATATATCACAATGAATTGGAAGGGTAAACCGCTTGTTAGTTATGAAACAATCATAAAACTCATTAGTGGCACGAAGACAAAAAAAGGTCTTACTGTGGCATCTCGATTGGATGAAAAGGAATATACCAAAGGAGTAAAAATATTGGATGAAGAAATGGAAAAATTGCAGATAGAATACCATTCTTTACATCCTAAATGGAACTATTCCATTTCACCAAAAGGAGATTAATTTAGATAAGTTATTTCACGGTAATCCCTTACAGACATACAACTGGCTGAAAAATACAAGTTATTGGTCGTGCAGCAGGGGATTAACGGTAAAGTAACAACATGGGAGGAAGAAGCCGTTTATGTTCAAAGGCTTAAGAGCAACTGGGTGTTCATTTCAAACATGTTCATTATTCTCAGTCTGGTTGCAGCCTTGGTCTCTGTTGGTGTTTTAATGTACACAAGGGTAGAGCATAAAATAAGGGAGATAGGGATAATGAAAGCAATAGGCGCGCGGAATTCTTTTGTGCTGAGAGTTATTCTCACGGAATCTCTGATTTTCGGGATTACGGGTGTTATCCTGGGAAGCATTATGGGGTTGAGTATCACCAAATACTGGGAAGTTCATCCGATCATGCTGAGCACAGCAGAATCTAATGTTATCAGTGCTTCCTTTTCATTTTATTTAGTCCTGATACCTTCAATTGTAATTTTGCTTGCTACACTGCTTGCAGGCTTATACCCTGCCTGGCGAGCCTCAAGGATTAACATAATCAAGGCGACATGGCATGGTTAATATAATTGAAACCAGAGATTTGAGTAAGACGTATTTGATGGGCAAAGTTGAGGTGCCTGTGCTCAGGGGGGTGAATATAGCAATAGAAAAAGGTGAGTTCGTTGCGATAATGGGCTCTTCGGGCAGCGGAAAAAGCACGCTTCTCA is a window encoding:
- a CDS encoding FtsX-like permease family protein, which produces MQQGINGKVTTWEEEAVYVQRLKSNWVFISNMFIILSLVAALVSVGVLMYTRVEHKIREIGIMKAIGARNSFVLRVILTESLIFGITGVILGSIMGLSITKYWEVHPIMLSTAESNVISASFSFYLVLIPSIVILLATLLAGLYPAWRASRINIIKATWHG